From a single Miscanthus floridulus cultivar M001 chromosome 8, ASM1932011v1, whole genome shotgun sequence genomic region:
- the LOC136477107 gene encoding cyclin-dependent kinase C-3 isoform X1, with amino-acid sequence MDGEEAPLGALNLAEYAPAGARTVDCYRRIRKIGEGTYGEVFEAVDIITGERAALKKIKLDDGKEGFPRQILREIKLLKKLDHENIIRLKEIVVSPGSAHGTGGSDDHIYRGDIYMVFEYMDHDLKKVLHHSTPSQVKVYMGQLLKGLQYCHVNNVLHRDIKGANLLITGGKLLKLADFGLARLFTRDGTLTNHVITLWYRPPELLLGATSYAEPVDIWSVGCIFAEFLLKKPLFPGRSEQEQLSKIFELCGSPNEENWPGVSKLPLYKTMTIRPATPTKRSLRDMLQNFDCHAVELIERMLILNPSQRISAQDALGAAYFIN; translated from the exons ATGGACGGCGAGGAGGCGCCCCTGGGCGCGCTCAACCTGGCCGAGTACGCCCCCGCCGGCGCCCGCACCGTCGACTGCTACAGGCGCATCCGCAAGATCGGCGAGGGCACCTACGG CGAGGTATTTGAAGCTGTGGATATTATTACTGGGGAAAGAGCAGCACTTAAGAAAATAAAACTGGATGATGGCAAAGAAGGG TTTCCACGCCAAATCTTGCGTGAGATTAAACTATTAAAAAAGCTGGATCATGAGAACATCATCAGATTGAAAGAGATTGTAGTATCTCCTG GTTCTGCACATGGAACAGGCGGATCAG ATGATCACATCTATAGGGGAGATATCTACATGGTGTTTGAATACATGGACCATGATTTGAAGAAAGTATTGCACCATAGTACCCCATCCCAAGTCAAG GTTTATATGGGGCAGCTGCTAAAAGGATTGCAGTACTGCCATGTCAACAATGTACTTCATCGGGATATCAAAG GGGCTAATCTTTTAATAACTGGTGGTAAGTTGTTAAAACTCGCAGATTTTGGCCTTGCAAGGCTGTTCACTAGAGATGGAACTTTAACAAATCATGTCATCACTTTATGGTACCG ACCCCCTGAGTTGCTTCTTGGTGCCACAAGTTATGCTGAACCTGTGGATATTTGGTCTGTTGGTTGCATATTCGCGGAATTTTTACTCAAGAAACCATTATTTCCTGGCAGATCCGAG CAAGAGCAGTTATCGAAAATATTTGAACTGTGTGGATCTCCAAACGAGGAAAATTGGCCAGGTGTTTCCAAGCTACCATTGTATAAGACTATGACTATCCGTCCTGCGACTCCTACCAAACGAAGCCTGAGAGATATGTTGCAGAA CTTTGACTGTCATGCTGTTGAATTAATTGAACGAATGTTGATCCTTAATCCTTCACAG AGGATTTCTGCACAAGATGCTCTTGGTGCGGCATACTTCATCAACTAA
- the LOC136477107 gene encoding cyclin-dependent kinase C-3 isoform X3, with protein MDGEEAPLGALNLAEYAPAGARTVDCYRRIRKIGEGTYGEVFEAVDIITGERAALKKIKLDDGKEGFPRQILREIKLLKKLDHENIIRLKEIVVSPGSAHGTGGSDDHIYRGDIYMVFEYMDHDLKKVLHHSTPSQVKVYMGQLLKGLQYCHVNNVLHRDIKDFGLARLFTRDGTLTNHVITLWYRPPELLLGATSYAEPVDIWSVGCIFAEFLLKKPLFPGRSEQEQLSKIFELCGSPNEENWPGVSKLPLYKTMTIRPATPTKRSLRDMLQNFDCHAVELIERMLILNPSQRISAQDALGAAYFIN; from the exons ATGGACGGCGAGGAGGCGCCCCTGGGCGCGCTCAACCTGGCCGAGTACGCCCCCGCCGGCGCCCGCACCGTCGACTGCTACAGGCGCATCCGCAAGATCGGCGAGGGCACCTACGG CGAGGTATTTGAAGCTGTGGATATTATTACTGGGGAAAGAGCAGCACTTAAGAAAATAAAACTGGATGATGGCAAAGAAGGG TTTCCACGCCAAATCTTGCGTGAGATTAAACTATTAAAAAAGCTGGATCATGAGAACATCATCAGATTGAAAGAGATTGTAGTATCTCCTG GTTCTGCACATGGAACAGGCGGATCAG ATGATCACATCTATAGGGGAGATATCTACATGGTGTTTGAATACATGGACCATGATTTGAAGAAAGTATTGCACCATAGTACCCCATCCCAAGTCAAG GTTTATATGGGGCAGCTGCTAAAAGGATTGCAGTACTGCCATGTCAACAATGTACTTCATCGGGATATCAAAG ATTTTGGCCTTGCAAGGCTGTTCACTAGAGATGGAACTTTAACAAATCATGTCATCACTTTATGGTACCG ACCCCCTGAGTTGCTTCTTGGTGCCACAAGTTATGCTGAACCTGTGGATATTTGGTCTGTTGGTTGCATATTCGCGGAATTTTTACTCAAGAAACCATTATTTCCTGGCAGATCCGAG CAAGAGCAGTTATCGAAAATATTTGAACTGTGTGGATCTCCAAACGAGGAAAATTGGCCAGGTGTTTCCAAGCTACCATTGTATAAGACTATGACTATCCGTCCTGCGACTCCTACCAAACGAAGCCTGAGAGATATGTTGCAGAA CTTTGACTGTCATGCTGTTGAATTAATTGAACGAATGTTGATCCTTAATCCTTCACAG AGGATTTCTGCACAAGATGCTCTTGGTGCGGCATACTTCATCAACTAA
- the LOC136477107 gene encoding cyclin-dependent kinase C-3 isoform X2: protein MDGEEAPLGALNLAEYAPAGARTVDCYRRIRKIGEGTYGEVFEAVDIITGERAALKKIKLDDGKEGFPRQILREIKLLKKLDHENIIRLKEIVVSPGSAHGTGGSDDHIYRGDIYMVFEYMDHDLKKVLHHSTPSQVKVYMGQLLKGLQYCHVNNVLHRDIKGANLLITGGKLLKLADFGLARLFTRDGTLTNHVITLWYRPPELLLGATSYAEPVDIWSVGCIFAEFLLKKPLFPGRSELSKIFELCGSPNEENWPGVSKLPLYKTMTIRPATPTKRSLRDMLQNFDCHAVELIERMLILNPSQRISAQDALGAAYFIN, encoded by the exons ATGGACGGCGAGGAGGCGCCCCTGGGCGCGCTCAACCTGGCCGAGTACGCCCCCGCCGGCGCCCGCACCGTCGACTGCTACAGGCGCATCCGCAAGATCGGCGAGGGCACCTACGG CGAGGTATTTGAAGCTGTGGATATTATTACTGGGGAAAGAGCAGCACTTAAGAAAATAAAACTGGATGATGGCAAAGAAGGG TTTCCACGCCAAATCTTGCGTGAGATTAAACTATTAAAAAAGCTGGATCATGAGAACATCATCAGATTGAAAGAGATTGTAGTATCTCCTG GTTCTGCACATGGAACAGGCGGATCAG ATGATCACATCTATAGGGGAGATATCTACATGGTGTTTGAATACATGGACCATGATTTGAAGAAAGTATTGCACCATAGTACCCCATCCCAAGTCAAG GTTTATATGGGGCAGCTGCTAAAAGGATTGCAGTACTGCCATGTCAACAATGTACTTCATCGGGATATCAAAG GGGCTAATCTTTTAATAACTGGTGGTAAGTTGTTAAAACTCGCAGATTTTGGCCTTGCAAGGCTGTTCACTAGAGATGGAACTTTAACAAATCATGTCATCACTTTATGGTACCG ACCCCCTGAGTTGCTTCTTGGTGCCACAAGTTATGCTGAACCTGTGGATATTTGGTCTGTTGGTTGCATATTCGCGGAATTTTTACTCAAGAAACCATTATTTCCTGGCAGATCCGAG TTATCGAAAATATTTGAACTGTGTGGATCTCCAAACGAGGAAAATTGGCCAGGTGTTTCCAAGCTACCATTGTATAAGACTATGACTATCCGTCCTGCGACTCCTACCAAACGAAGCCTGAGAGATATGTTGCAGAA CTTTGACTGTCATGCTGTTGAATTAATTGAACGAATGTTGATCCTTAATCCTTCACAG AGGATTTCTGCACAAGATGCTCTTGGTGCGGCATACTTCATCAACTAA